The Vampirovibrionales bacterium DNA segment ATCGTGTCTGAATATTCGCGGATCAGGCCGACCTCGGCTCCCATCTGATACACTGGCTTGTCAACGCCGTCGTGAGCACGCCGGTACCCTTCGTCCTCCAGATTCCAGCACGCCACCTTGAGCGCTTCGGCCCAGGCGCTCGCAAAGTCTGCATGCTCGTGCCGCCAGTAGAGCGCCGTGCGGCGGCTGATGTTTGCCGCGATGCACGCGTCCTTGACTTTGCCGGTTTCTGCGAGCGCCTCGGCAAACTTCTCGATCACCTCGGGGGTGCAACCATTCTCGCGATCTGCGTAGGCCGGCGAGATTGAAGTGCTCACGCTACATCCCTCCTGGCGCCGATGCGGTGCCGCTTGCGGATGATGCTGATGGTCGATCGCCCGAGCTCAGCCGCCATCTCCTCGTCGGTGAGGCCAGTCGCCGCCATCGTGCGGAGCAAATCCACCCTCGGCCAGAGACCACCGCCGCAGCGACCCGGCCAGGATGCCGCGTTCTCGCATCCTGGCGATTCTGTGCTCTACCACTCGCGGGGAAATATCCAGCACATGCGCAATCTCAGTCATCGTCAGCCCGACCACCCACAAGGCAGATACACCGGCATCATGATAACTGATGGAGTGCGCATTTGTCACGGGTTTGGTCTACCGGCTGTGCTGCATGGCCCGCAGCATGTCCCGCGCCTTGCCGAGCTGATCAAGCGGCAGAGAGCGACAGATCTCCTCGATCTCGTCCTGCCACCTGATCCGCATCACC contains these protein-coding regions:
- a CDS encoding winged helix-turn-helix transcriptional regulator — protein: MTNAHSISYHDAGVSALWVVGLTMTEIAHVLDISPRVVEHRIARMRERGILAGSLRRWSLAEGGFAPHDGGDWPHRRGDGG
- a CDS encoding terminase, with product MSTSISPAYADRENGCTPEVIEKFAEALAETGKVKDACIAANISRRTALYWRHEHADFASAWAEALKVACWNLEDEGYRRAHDGVDKPVYQMGAEVGLIREYSDTMLIFLLKAADPNKYRERVALTGENGEPLKAEVVIRHMFKPPEGTDGDGAATA